A single window of Mangifera indica cultivar Alphonso chromosome 18, CATAS_Mindica_2.1, whole genome shotgun sequence DNA harbors:
- the LOC123201313 gene encoding ethylene-responsive transcription factor ERF024-like yields the protein MHYSKSNKSTSPSSSSTGSNVSTTAGATATPAAGRHPTYRGVRRRSSGKWVSEIREPRKPNRIWLGTFATPEMAAIAYDVAALALKGQEAELNFPNSAGSLPVPASTSPRDIQTAAASAAAALGAAKDALFGIENEESTKTNVIEPETEREMIQQEFVDEDLIFDYPNVLMNMAQGMLLSPPRLDSGGYDDDDADNAGEDQNLWKFP from the coding sequence ATGCATTACTCAAAATCCAACAAAAGTACTAGCCCTAGCAGCAGCAGCACTGGCAGCAATGTTTCTACTACTGCTGGTGCAACTGCGACACCGGCTGCTGGACGTCACCCCACTTATCGTGGAGTAAGACGCCGGAGCAGTGGAAAATGGGTTTCCGAAATTCGAGAGCCGAGAAAGCCTAATAGGATTTGGTTAGGGACATTTGCCACCCCAGAAATGGCTGCAATTGCTTATGATGTGGCGGCACTTGCTCTCAAAGGCCAGGAAGCTGAGCTTAACTTCCCAAACTCGGCGGGTTCTTTGCCAGTGCCTGCTTCGACTTCTCCGCGTGATATACAGACAGCTGCAGCTTCTGCGGCCGCTGCTTTAGGTGCGGCAAAGGATGCTTTATTTGGGATTGAGAATGAGGAGAGTACAAAAACTAATGTGATAGAGCCAGAAACAGAGAGAGAAATGATACAACAGGAATTTGTGGATGAGGATTTGATCTTTGATTATCCAAATGTTCTTATGAATATGGCTCAAGGGATGCTTCTTAGCCCTCCTCGTTTGGACAGTGGTGggtatgatgatgatgatgccgATAATGCTGGTGAAGATCAAAACCTTTGGAAATTCCCTTAA